A single genomic interval of Rosistilla ulvae harbors:
- the hisA gene encoding 1-(5-phosphoribosyl)-5-[(5-phosphoribosylamino)methylideneamino]imidazole-4-carboxamide isomerase, protein MEIWPAIDLRGGKCVRLKQGDYARETVFSDEPATMARQWVSRGAQFLHLVDLDAARGAPIPENRQAIADILHAVDVPCQLGGGVRDDAAIDDLFGLGLSRLIVGSAALKQPDWFARMCDRYPKRLAAGIDARDGMVATDGWLETSQRSAVDLAKDLRSKTENIAAIIYTDIAKDGMLSGPNLEALAEMRAATDIPVIASGGVTTVEDVRQLTAQNTHACIIGRALYDGCLDLPAALAAVTEVLQASGGDSANA, encoded by the coding sequence GTGGAGATTTGGCCAGCGATTGATTTGCGTGGTGGCAAATGCGTTCGTTTGAAACAGGGTGATTACGCCCGCGAGACCGTCTTCAGCGACGAGCCGGCCACGATGGCGCGGCAGTGGGTCAGCCGAGGCGCCCAGTTCCTGCACCTGGTCGATCTGGACGCCGCTCGCGGCGCACCGATCCCCGAAAACCGACAAGCGATCGCCGACATCCTGCACGCTGTCGATGTTCCCTGCCAACTGGGCGGCGGCGTTCGCGATGACGCGGCGATCGATGACCTGTTTGGTCTCGGACTGTCGCGTCTGATCGTCGGCAGTGCGGCGCTGAAGCAGCCCGATTGGTTCGCGCGGATGTGCGATCGTTATCCAAAACGACTGGCCGCTGGGATCGATGCCCGCGACGGCATGGTCGCTACCGATGGCTGGTTGGAAACAAGCCAACGATCTGCTGTCGATCTGGCGAAGGATCTTCGCAGTAAGACCGAAAACATCGCGGCGATCATCTACACCGACATCGCCAAAGACGGAATGCTCTCGGGCCCCAACTTGGAAGCTCTGGCGGAGATGCGGGCCGCGACCGACATCCCCGTGATCGCCAGCGGTGGCGTGACGACTGTCGAAGACGTTCGTCAACTGACGGCGCAAAACACGCACGCCTGCATCATCGGTCGGGCTCTCTACGACGGCTGCTTGGATCTGCCGGCGGCTCTCGCCGCTGTTACGGAAGTTCTGCAAGCATCCGGCGGCGACTCTGCAAACGCCTAA
- a CDS encoding right-handed parallel beta-helix repeat-containing protein gives MLLPAGTLEIDQPLEIDLSKTGPLHIVGQGHSRIVMNGPGPAIRITGTLKGTAAPKTIKPQVFEKENAPLIAGFEIIGNHPEADGIELVGVMQPTIRDLTIRKSRHAIRLTSRNRNLIVSDCHLYENSGAGVYFDHVSLHQANIVGSHISYNAAGGVVIRGGDVRNVHIAGCDIEANMGTPDAPAAANVLLDSEEGSIGEVAITGCTIQHTHHGKDSANIWIDLQSNRQKFTEELRHGNVTISGNILSDVQHNIYVQNTRGVAITGNTIWKGYDRNILLKNCEAVVVSGNTFDRNPRYGYGDASDAKLGIRLTQCSGCLLVANAINGVGDVDGAIELHRCSQIVFSQSTVRGFPKAGVLLDECVQSIVNNCIVTEENAAAKAIRQLGGEGNRIAENMVIETP, from the coding sequence ATGCTGTTGCCAGCTGGAACGCTGGAGATCGACCAACCGCTGGAGATCGATCTGTCGAAGACGGGGCCGCTGCATATCGTTGGCCAAGGTCATTCGCGGATCGTGATGAATGGCCCCGGCCCCGCAATCCGGATCACTGGGACGCTCAAAGGAACCGCCGCCCCGAAAACGATCAAGCCGCAGGTCTTTGAAAAAGAGAACGCACCGCTGATCGCCGGTTTCGAAATCATCGGCAATCACCCCGAAGCCGACGGGATCGAACTGGTCGGTGTGATGCAGCCGACGATCCGCGATCTGACGATTCGCAAATCGCGGCACGCGATCCGACTGACCTCGCGGAACCGCAATCTGATCGTCAGCGATTGCCACCTGTATGAAAACAGCGGCGCCGGCGTCTACTTCGACCACGTCAGTTTGCACCAAGCCAACATCGTCGGTTCGCACATCAGTTACAACGCTGCGGGAGGCGTCGTGATCCGCGGCGGCGATGTCCGCAACGTCCACATTGCCGGCTGTGACATCGAAGCGAACATGGGGACTCCCGACGCTCCGGCAGCCGCCAACGTGCTGCTGGATTCCGAAGAGGGAAGCATCGGTGAGGTGGCGATCACTGGCTGCACGATCCAACACACCCACCACGGCAAGGATTCGGCCAACATCTGGATCGACTTACAAAGCAACCGGCAGAAGTTCACCGAAGAACTGCGGCACGGCAACGTCACGATCTCCGGCAACATCCTGTCCGACGTCCAGCACAATATCTACGTCCAGAACACCCGTGGCGTGGCGATCACCGGCAACACGATTTGGAAGGGATACGACCGCAACATCCTGCTGAAAAACTGCGAAGCGGTTGTCGTCTCGGGGAACACCTTCGACCGCAACCCGCGATACGGTTACGGCGATGCCTCCGACGCCAAACTTGGCATCCGGCTGACCCAGTGCAGCGGATGCCTGCTGGTCGCCAACGCGATCAATGGCGTGGGCGATGTCGACGGAGCGATCGAACTGCACCGCTGCAGCCAGATTGTCTTCAGTCAATCGACGGTCCGCGGCTTCCCGAAAGCGGGGGTCCTGTTGGACGAATGCGTCCAATCGATCGTCAACAACTGTATCGTCACCGAAGAAAATGCAGCCGCCAAAGCGATTCGGCAGCTGGGGGGCGAGGGGAATCGGATCGCGGAAAACATGGTCATCGAGACCCCCTGA
- a CDS encoding phosphatidylinositol-specific phospholipase C/glycerophosphodiester phosphodiesterase family protein produces MTNKASASKIQLPLQTKYRVSAIAASRTAGLLILSCSAMLHIANADQPATEIAPLRQAHAHNDYLHDRPLLDALDHGFCSVEADVFLVDGELLVAHSRSELSPDRTLKRLYLDPLRERVQRGGGRVYLGGPVVTLLIDFKADGAATYAALDKLLSQYPDVISVIRDGQRTEKAVNVVISGDRPFAAVASDKERLAGLDGRLSDLDSDMPAHLMPMISDRWGKHFKWRGEGEMSGEEQAKLAAIVAKVHAKGRVLRVWAIPDNPRSWRAMQAAGVDLINTDDLKGLSQMLQE; encoded by the coding sequence ATGACAAACAAAGCAAGCGCATCGAAGATTCAGCTTCCATTGCAAACGAAATATCGCGTCTCTGCGATTGCTGCGTCGCGCACGGCGGGGCTGCTGATCTTGTCCTGTTCCGCCATGCTGCACATCGCCAACGCCGACCAACCGGCGACGGAGATCGCGCCGCTGCGCCAAGCCCATGCGCATAACGATTACCTGCACGACCGGCCGCTGCTGGACGCACTGGATCATGGATTCTGTAGCGTCGAAGCCGATGTGTTTCTTGTCGATGGCGAATTGCTGGTCGCTCACTCGCGGTCGGAGCTGTCGCCCGACCGAACGCTCAAGCGACTCTACCTCGATCCCCTCCGCGAACGAGTGCAGCGAGGCGGCGGACGGGTCTACCTGGGCGGTCCCGTCGTCACGCTGTTGATCGATTTTAAAGCCGACGGTGCCGCGACCTACGCGGCACTAGACAAGCTGCTGAGCCAATATCCCGACGTCATCTCCGTGATCCGCGACGGCCAGCGAACCGAAAAAGCGGTGAACGTTGTCATCAGTGGCGATCGACCGTTTGCAGCGGTCGCGTCGGACAAAGAACGCTTAGCCGGCCTCGATGGACGTTTGAGCGACTTGGACAGCGACATGCCGGCTCACCTGATGCCGATGATCAGCGACCGCTGGGGCAAACATTTTAAGTGGCGTGGTGAAGGGGAGATGAGTGGTGAAGAACAGGCCAAGCTGGCTGCGATCGTGGCGAAGGTTCACGCCAAAGGCCGAGTGCTACGTGTCTGGGCGATCCCCGATAACCCGCGCAGCTGGCGAGCGATGCAAGCCGCTGGCGTCGACCTGATCAATACCGACGATCTAAAAGGCCTGAGCCAAATGTTGCAGGAATGA
- a CDS encoding MotA/TolQ/ExbB proton channel family protein encodes MDAGNNDHCPDCGIALIVPGTREKLAEAQRQLLAGKEREKQALVKKAETQKLLTEKLAEEAKRQKDLQLDRDPLREWFIYAAVVGVLLAFAAGIHLVRAVASDSSGLCAMIFGLFFFGIALNFRAVKNLKSEFVCAAFLVKKLNAPGGFSEVVRATPAGVFHQHIQDLAKIAKHDPNVSQDSLITLLYSKMMARSKIIDVLAGVLVSLGLIGTIVGLISMTNGLSSTLDSLGDAGDATELMVGMRTTMQGLGTAFYTTLVGAILGSVVLRVLNNVYTSNVDHFVSYIAALTEVRIAPQLRKSSRSSKQEVLVGEIVE; translated from the coding sequence ATGGATGCCGGAAATAACGACCATTGTCCGGACTGTGGCATCGCATTGATTGTGCCGGGGACTCGGGAGAAGTTGGCGGAAGCTCAACGCCAGTTGTTGGCTGGCAAGGAACGCGAGAAGCAGGCGCTGGTCAAAAAGGCGGAGACCCAAAAACTGCTTACCGAAAAGCTGGCCGAAGAAGCCAAGCGTCAGAAGGACTTGCAGTTGGACAGAGATCCGTTGCGAGAGTGGTTTATCTATGCGGCTGTGGTTGGTGTGCTGCTTGCCTTTGCCGCGGGCATCCATCTGGTTCGCGCGGTGGCAAGTGATAGTAGCGGTCTGTGCGCGATGATCTTCGGACTCTTCTTCTTTGGCATCGCTTTGAACTTTCGCGCCGTCAAGAATCTCAAGAGCGAGTTTGTTTGCGCTGCCTTCTTGGTGAAGAAGCTTAACGCGCCAGGAGGGTTCTCGGAGGTGGTGCGAGCAACACCAGCGGGTGTTTTTCATCAGCATATCCAGGATCTGGCAAAGATCGCCAAGCACGATCCTAATGTTTCCCAAGACAGCCTAATCACCTTGTTGTACAGCAAGATGATGGCTCGCTCCAAAATCATCGATGTGTTAGCGGGCGTGCTTGTTTCGCTCGGCCTGATCGGGACGATTGTGGGATTGATCTCGATGACCAACGGGCTCAGCAGCACGTTGGATTCCTTAGGGGACGCCGGTGATGCAACCGAGTTGATGGTCGGAATGCGAACCACGATGCAAGGTTTGGGGACCGCGTTCTACACGACGCTTGTGGGGGCCATTCTGGGAAGCGTTGTGTTGAGGGTCTTAAACAATGTTTACACCTCCAACGTCGATCATTTTGTCTCGTACATCGCTGCATTAACCGAAGTCCGCATCGCTCCGCAGTTGCGTAAATCGTCTCGAAGCAGCAAGCAGGAGGTGCTGGTCGGTGAAATCGTTGAGTGA
- a CDS encoding DUF1559 domain-containing protein, producing the protein MRPPKKRSAFTLVELLVVIAIIGILVGLLLPAVQAAREAARRMQCSNNMKQLGLAMHNYHDVHLKFPPGGLDVGGYRIGWPARIFDFIEEGNRIDAMDGLSPNALVTMQPYRFTTAPHYGDNQIFTDPMPSFACPSSPLGGTAKAAGQIGSIDQGTLHYNANAGSVNYDMVNTSSSSQDYSTSGVIYPKSKVKFAHITDGTSSTILVGECSDRQGWTDSMLNSWGGILPWTWGYYSYSSGGFLQMDNKNLQYPINFEGTTSTNVTPYRSAHPGGAQFSLCDGSVRFLTETMDYVVLDAMATRARGEVVSFE; encoded by the coding sequence TTGAGACCTCCCAAAAAACGAAGTGCGTTCACCCTTGTCGAATTGTTAGTCGTGATTGCGATCATCGGCATCCTTGTCGGGCTGCTGTTGCCGGCGGTACAAGCCGCTCGCGAAGCCGCTCGCCGGATGCAGTGCAGCAACAATATGAAGCAGCTTGGTTTGGCGATGCACAACTACCACGATGTGCATCTCAAATTTCCGCCAGGTGGTTTGGATGTCGGCGGTTACCGGATCGGCTGGCCCGCCCGAATCTTTGATTTTATCGAAGAGGGGAACCGTATCGACGCGATGGATGGATTGTCCCCCAACGCGTTGGTTACCATGCAACCGTATCGATTCACGACGGCTCCGCACTATGGTGATAATCAAATTTTCACCGATCCGATGCCGAGCTTCGCCTGTCCTTCTTCGCCGTTGGGCGGCACTGCGAAAGCGGCAGGTCAGATCGGCAGCATCGACCAAGGAACGCTGCACTACAACGCCAACGCCGGTTCGGTGAATTATGACATGGTCAACACTTCAAGTTCGAGCCAAGACTACAGCACCTCGGGTGTGATCTATCCGAAGAGCAAGGTCAAATTCGCTCACATCACCGACGGAACGAGTTCGACGATCTTGGTGGGCGAATGCTCCGACCGCCAGGGCTGGACCGATTCGATGCTCAACAGTTGGGGCGGGATTCTGCCTTGGACTTGGGGCTATTATTCCTACTCGTCAGGTGGCTTCCTGCAGATGGACAACAAGAACCTTCAGTATCCGATCAACTTCGAAGGGACGACGTCAACGAACGTGACGCCTTATCGCAGTGCACATCCCGGTGGTGCCCAGTTCTCGCTTTGTGATGGCAGTGTGCGTTTCTTGACCGAAACGATGGACTACGTCGTGTTGGACGCCATGGCGACCCGAGCTCGTGGTGAAGTTGTTTCGTTCGAGTAG
- a CDS encoding TMEM43 family protein — MKRLLRLLTGTVLVLLALIILWRNETRFNLYRAAAATSEVASLDAVSSGSLISWTGPMDPGLTIPGEFIDRFNGFLAVSRKTDIYCWRRKTYSGRRGTIWDVWHGRVERKRGLLGRRYVWRLGWSTKLNNNRRNQEIERRCKPKEMLAAEYRIGALPIESRSIQFSGSHQAINPRSLRLSETGSQLGMAVRMPVFYLSKGEQDRAGDERVRYTGIVAPRVATYFGKLQAGRGVAHRFEPPAGLLYQIFADPGTLHLIVAGDRATALASLRLNGQMQTWTTRGLGTALFVLGVYVLIGWMTGFLFHLPTLRWVAESGRFVSALVIGLPVAILVMAAAYLIAHPWLLVVIAIGIAAAIGRLWWRARSSQQALQRDLTRQYGHPLEAGELKDLEFLQLAQLAISHEGIHQDESKVMRKWAKKHRWNQEKYDSMIARARDKHDKARSAPPSETQLCNLIRLAMADGTLAIHEMQSILKVSEQLGYDRRTIETIVKRLQRSTTGIIPRPTKKRRRPRNPLASAARRKK, encoded by the coding sequence ATGAAACGTTTGCTGCGCCTGTTGACCGGAACTGTGCTTGTCTTGCTTGCTTTGATCATCCTGTGGCGCAACGAAACGCGGTTTAATCTCTACCGCGCGGCGGCTGCGACGTCGGAGGTCGCGTCACTGGATGCGGTCTCCTCCGGCTCGCTGATCTCCTGGACCGGGCCGATGGATCCTGGGCTGACGATCCCTGGAGAGTTCATCGATCGGTTCAACGGCTTCTTGGCTGTCTCTCGAAAGACCGACATCTATTGTTGGCGGCGGAAGACGTACAGTGGGAGGCGGGGGACAATTTGGGACGTCTGGCACGGGCGGGTGGAGCGGAAAAGAGGGTTGCTGGGGCGGCGATACGTCTGGCGGCTGGGCTGGTCAACCAAGCTCAACAACAATCGCCGTAACCAGGAGATCGAGCGACGCTGCAAGCCAAAAGAGATGTTGGCAGCAGAGTACCGCATTGGCGCGTTGCCGATTGAGAGTCGATCGATCCAATTCAGCGGCAGCCACCAAGCGATCAATCCTCGCAGCCTTCGGCTTTCCGAAACGGGATCCCAGTTGGGGATGGCGGTCCGAATGCCGGTATTCTATTTGTCCAAAGGGGAGCAAGATCGCGCGGGGGATGAGCGCGTGCGCTACACGGGAATCGTCGCGCCTCGTGTCGCGACCTATTTTGGGAAATTGCAAGCGGGGCGTGGCGTCGCCCATCGGTTCGAACCGCCAGCGGGCTTGCTTTATCAAATCTTCGCGGACCCGGGCACCCTGCATCTGATTGTTGCCGGCGATCGTGCGACGGCATTGGCATCGCTTCGGTTAAACGGTCAGATGCAGACGTGGACAACTCGTGGGCTCGGTACCGCGCTGTTTGTCCTTGGGGTGTATGTCTTGATTGGATGGATGACCGGCTTTTTGTTTCATCTTCCCACGCTCCGTTGGGTCGCTGAATCGGGGAGGTTTGTTTCCGCACTTGTCATCGGGTTGCCGGTCGCGATTCTGGTGATGGCTGCCGCCTATTTGATCGCCCATCCGTGGTTGTTGGTTGTGATTGCGATCGGGATCGCTGCGGCGATCGGACGCCTGTGGTGGCGCGCCCGATCCTCCCAACAGGCGTTGCAGCGCGACTTGACTCGCCAGTACGGTCATCCTTTGGAAGCTGGCGAACTGAAGGACCTTGAGTTCTTGCAGTTGGCTCAATTGGCGATATCCCATGAAGGCATCCATCAAGACGAATCGAAGGTGATGCGGAAGTGGGCCAAGAAGCATCGTTGGAATCAAGAAAAATACGACTCGATGATCGCTCGGGCTCGGGACAAACACGACAAAGCCCGCTCGGCGCCGCCAAGCGAAACCCAGTTGTGTAACTTGATCCGCTTGGCGATGGCCGATGGAACACTCGCCATCCACGAGATGCAATCGATTCTCAAGGTCAGCGAGCAGCTCGGGTACGACCGACGCACGATCGAAACCATTGTCAAACGCCTGCAACGAAGCACCACCGGAATCATCCCACGCCCTACCAAAAAACGGCGACGTCCACGCAATCCTTTGGCTTCGGCAGCTCGCCGGAAAAAATAG
- a CDS encoding DUF1559 domain-containing protein, with the protein MFTSKKQRAFTLVELLVVIAIIGILVGLLLPAVQAAREAARRMQCSNNMKQLGLAMHNYHDVYLKFPPGGLEVGGYQIGWPGRIFDFIEEGNRLDTMNGMAPDALVKLWPYRYTTAPHNGGDPIFADPMPSFACPSSPLGDTVNASSYAGVQHGTLHYRANAGSVNYDMVNVATSSRDYSTSGVIYPTSKTKFAHITDGTSTTLLVGECSDRQGWTDSMLSSWGGIQPWTWGYYYYGAGAGFLQLDNKNLQYPINFEGTTTTNATAYRSAHPGGAQFSFCDGSARFLTETMDMLELDAMATRARGEVVTTP; encoded by the coding sequence TTGTTCACATCAAAGAAACAACGCGCGTTTACTCTTGTCGAATTGTTGGTCGTGATTGCGATCATCGGCATTCTTGTCGGTCTGCTTTTGCCAGCGGTTCAAGCCGCTCGTGAAGCCGCTCGCCGGATGCAGTGCAGTAACAATATGAAGCAGCTCGGTTTGGCGATGCACAACTACCACGATGTGTATCTGAAGTTCCCGCCGGGAGGATTGGAGGTCGGCGGGTATCAGATTGGATGGCCGGGGCGGATCTTCGACTTTATCGAAGAGGGAAACCGGTTGGACACGATGAATGGGATGGCCCCCGACGCATTGGTGAAACTTTGGCCCTACCGCTATACGACGGCACCTCACAACGGGGGCGATCCGATTTTTGCCGATCCCATGCCGAGCTTCGCCTGTCCTTCCTCGCCGCTTGGAGATACGGTGAACGCGTCCTCCTATGCAGGAGTTCAGCACGGCACGCTGCACTATCGCGCCAACGCCGGTTCGGTGAATTACGACATGGTCAACGTCGCAACCAGCAGTCGCGATTACAGCACCTCGGGCGTGATCTACCCGACCAGCAAAACCAAGTTCGCCCACATCACCGATGGGACCAGCACCACGCTGTTGGTTGGCGAATGCTCCGACCGCCAGGGCTGGACCGATTCGATGCTCTCCAGTTGGGGCGGAATTCAGCCGTGGACCTGGGGCTATTACTACTACGGTGCCGGAGCGGGCTTCTTGCAGTTGGATAACAAGAACCTGCAATATCCAATCAACTTTGAGGGGACAACGACCACCAACGCGACCGCCTATCGAAGCGCGCATCCCGGCGGTGCTCAATTCTCGTTCTGCGATGGCAGCGCGCGTTTCTTGACCGAAACGATGGACATGCTGGAGTTGGACGCGATGGCAACGCGGGCGCGAGGCGAGGTGGTTACGACCCCGTAG